One region of Collinsella aerofaciens ATCC 25986 genomic DNA includes:
- a CDS encoding ABC transporter ATP-binding protein yields MFKRFLSYYEPQMGLFVTDTVCALVLAAIDLAFPIILRNLTGGLFTQGQAAIMQALGMIAVGLVLMYAARCACRYFVSYWGHVMGARMESKMREDLFDQYERFSFAYFDRNSSGDMMSRVVNDLFDICEAAHHVPEWIIICGIEIIGSFVILFTIAPVLALAMAVVTAAFAVIMFWQNMRMREVFSDNRKKISGINAQLQDSLAGMRVVKSFANEETERAKFRASNDRYLLSKENMYHAMGVYTATYGLLSGVLYVIVVLLGGWLVAKGQLQAVDMATFALYISLFCTPLETLVNSAETYQKAIAGFKRMDEVLSTAPDIQDKPGATDLQVTAGAVEYHDVCFNYEDVELGEGYADERPVIDHMDLSIKPGQTIALVGPSGGGKSTTCSLLPRFYDVATGSISIDGQDVRDVTQQSLRRAIGLVQQDVYLFDGTIGENIAYGKPGATAEEIAEAARRANIDAFIESLPQGYDTVVGERGSRLSGGQKQRVAIARVFLKNPKILILDEATSALDNESEEAVQESLEELARGRTTIIIAHRLSTIKHADEIATVEHGRVVERGTHEELLARGGTYARYYRMQFEGARAHELD; encoded by the coding sequence ATGTTTAAGAGGTTTCTTTCGTATTACGAGCCCCAGATGGGGCTTTTTGTTACTGATACTGTTTGTGCTCTGGTGCTTGCCGCCATTGACCTGGCGTTCCCCATTATCCTGCGCAATTTGACCGGTGGGCTGTTTACTCAGGGTCAGGCTGCCATTATGCAGGCGCTCGGCATGATCGCGGTGGGCTTGGTGCTGATGTATGCCGCCCGCTGCGCCTGCCGTTATTTTGTGAGCTATTGGGGTCACGTGATGGGCGCGCGTATGGAGTCCAAAATGCGCGAGGACCTGTTCGACCAGTATGAGCGCTTTAGCTTTGCGTACTTCGACCGCAACAGCTCGGGCGACATGATGAGCCGCGTGGTCAACGACCTGTTCGATATCTGCGAGGCGGCGCACCACGTGCCCGAGTGGATCATCATCTGCGGCATCGAGATCATCGGCTCGTTTGTGATCCTCTTTACCATCGCCCCGGTGCTGGCGCTTGCCATGGCCGTGGTGACGGCGGCGTTTGCGGTCATCATGTTTTGGCAGAACATGCGCATGCGCGAGGTCTTTAGCGACAACCGCAAGAAGATCAGCGGCATTAATGCACAGCTGCAGGATTCTCTGGCGGGCATGCGCGTGGTCAAGAGCTTTGCCAACGAGGAGACCGAGCGTGCCAAGTTCCGTGCCTCTAACGACCGCTACCTTTTGTCCAAGGAGAACATGTATCACGCCATGGGCGTCTATACCGCGACGTATGGCCTGCTCTCGGGTGTGCTCTATGTGATCGTGGTGCTGCTGGGCGGCTGGCTGGTCGCCAAGGGACAGCTGCAGGCGGTCGATATGGCGACCTTTGCACTCTATATTTCGCTGTTCTGCACGCCGCTTGAGACGCTCGTCAATTCGGCCGAAACGTATCAGAAGGCTATCGCCGGCTTTAAACGTATGGACGAGGTGCTCTCGACCGCGCCGGATATCCAGGACAAGCCGGGCGCTACGGATCTGCAGGTGACTGCTGGCGCCGTGGAGTATCACGACGTGTGCTTTAACTACGAGGATGTCGAGCTGGGCGAGGGCTATGCCGACGAGCGTCCCGTTATCGACCATATGGACCTGTCCATCAAGCCCGGGCAGACCATCGCTTTGGTTGGCCCTTCGGGCGGCGGCAAGTCCACGACCTGTTCGCTGCTGCCGCGCTTTTATGACGTGGCTACCGGATCCATTAGCATCGACGGTCAGGACGTGCGCGATGTGACGCAGCAGAGCCTGCGCCGCGCCATCGGCCTGGTGCAGCAGGATGTCTATCTGTTTGACGGCACGATTGGCGAGAACATCGCCTACGGCAAGCCGGGCGCTACGGCAGAAGAGATCGCCGAGGCCGCCCGTCGCGCCAACATCGATGCCTTTATCGAGTCGCTTCCGCAGGGCTACGACACCGTGGTGGGCGAGCGCGGCAGCCGTCTTTCGGGCGGACAGAAGCAGCGCGTTGCCATCGCGCGCGTGTTTCTCAAGAACCCCAAGATCCTGATTTTGGACGAGGCGACGAGTGCTTTGGATAACGAGAGCGAGGAGGCGGTGCAGGAGTCACTCGAAGAGCTGGCACGCGGCCGCACCACGATTATCATCGCCCACCGTCTTTCGACCATTAAGCATGCCGATGAGATTGCGACCGTTGAGCATGGTCGCGTTGTGGAGCGTGGCACGCACGAGGAGCTTCTCGCCCGTGGCGGCACCTATGCCCGTTACTATCGAATGCAGTTCGAAGGTGCGCGTGCGCACGAGCTCGACTGA
- the carA gene encoding glutamine-hydrolyzing carbamoyl-phosphate synthase small subunit has translation MANNHTAGAAARTFAPSELCQRMLAKTSKGTCGPCILYLEDGTIFYGRACGAEGTATGEVCFNTSLEGYFEVMTDPSYAGQIVTMTYPQIGNYGIDETDVQSAFPGDAVRPASAPAMRGMIVRDMCTTPSNWRSAVSVPEYLRAHGIVAIEGVDTRALVRHLRDNGSKMGIISTEIFDVDELAERLAAAPTLVGENLVKTVSCPAPHEFVAADLPATHDFALSAAAPARHKVVAYDCGVKRGILEGLVRAGCDLTVVPWDTPASEVLDMNPDGVFLSNGPGDPDAVVETYEQVQQLIGKVPVFGICLGHQMISLACGAQMEKLKFGHRGGNQPVMNLVSRRVEITAQNHGFGLLFPSLGKLVPELSGGETEHAADGDLRVWVRRGIAPVVMNERFGRIRLTHVNLNDGTAEGIQLLDAPCFSVQYHPEASPGPTDAHYLFTAFTRLMDGEENYLDIDTAKDRLAGWNFAETAATETEEN, from the coding sequence ATGGCGAACAACCATACCGCGGGCGCTGCCGCCCGCACCTTCGCGCCCAGCGAGCTTTGCCAGCGTATGCTGGCCAAAACCAGCAAGGGCACCTGCGGTCCCTGCATCCTGTATCTTGAGGATGGGACCATTTTTTATGGACGTGCATGCGGCGCCGAGGGCACCGCGACCGGCGAAGTCTGCTTCAACACCTCACTCGAGGGCTACTTTGAGGTCATGACCGACCCGAGTTATGCCGGCCAAATCGTAACCATGACCTATCCGCAGATCGGCAACTACGGTATCGACGAGACCGACGTCCAGTCGGCCTTCCCCGGCGACGCCGTGCGCCCTGCGAGCGCTCCGGCTATGCGCGGCATGATCGTTCGCGACATGTGCACCACGCCTTCTAACTGGCGCTCGGCCGTCAGCGTGCCGGAGTATCTGCGCGCCCACGGCATCGTCGCTATCGAGGGCGTCGACACCCGCGCTCTGGTGCGCCATCTGCGCGACAATGGTTCCAAGATGGGCATTATCTCGACCGAGATCTTCGACGTCGACGAGCTTGCCGAGCGTCTGGCCGCAGCGCCCACGCTGGTAGGCGAGAACCTGGTCAAGACCGTAAGTTGCCCCGCGCCTCATGAGTTTGTGGCTGCCGACCTGCCTGCCACGCATGACTTTGCGCTTTCGGCTGCCGCTCCTGCCCGTCACAAAGTGGTCGCCTACGACTGCGGTGTGAAGCGCGGCATTCTGGAGGGGCTGGTCCGCGCCGGCTGCGACCTTACCGTCGTGCCGTGGGACACGCCCGCGAGTGAGGTGCTCGACATGAATCCCGACGGCGTCTTTTTGTCCAATGGCCCCGGCGACCCCGACGCCGTGGTGGAGACCTACGAGCAGGTGCAGCAGCTGATCGGCAAGGTGCCGGTCTTTGGTATTTGTCTTGGTCACCAGATGATCAGCCTGGCCTGCGGCGCCCAGATGGAAAAGCTTAAGTTCGGTCACCGCGGTGGCAACCAGCCGGTTATGAACCTGGTAAGCCGCCGTGTGGAGATCACCGCGCAAAACCATGGCTTTGGCCTGCTGTTCCCCAGCTTGGGCAAGCTTGTCCCCGAGCTTTCCGGCGGCGAGACCGAGCATGCGGCCGATGGAGATCTGCGCGTCTGGGTGCGCCGCGGAATCGCGCCGGTCGTGATGAACGAGCGCTTTGGCCGCATTCGCCTAACACATGTGAACCTCAACGACGGCACCGCCGAGGGCATCCAGCTGCTCGACGCCCCGTGCTTCTCGGTCCAGTATCACCCCGAGGCCTCGCCTGGCCCCACCGATGCCCACTATCTCTTTACCGCCTTTACGCGACTCATGGACGGCGAGGAGAACTACCTGGACATCGACACCGCGAAGGACCGCCTGGCTGGCTGGAACTTTGCCGAGACCGCCGCGACCGAGACCGAGGAGAACTAA